A single genomic interval of Ictalurus furcatus strain D&B chromosome 20, Billie_1.0, whole genome shotgun sequence harbors:
- the LOC128624433 gene encoding nucleolar protein 9, producing MREMVEKMGAKGQKHFGEQGQKKMKKKPDRNKGGGSSGGRGEEGGKEEGVKRKRLDAMTVGYFRRVSERLSEGFADDEEQALFVENVLSEVKGQAGVVTTDMTGSLALQKLLSLSSPKQVAEVLAELGGETGSEFKTVSCDRCGGHVMESSIKQMAKWTDDGNSEEKSSSGNEQEEPEAENCGMLEDQVLTLCRVVRENIVDFIKDPHGSHVLRTLIHVLAGCSAKEQTDTRPAKKQKKAEPELTDYEAPTSFWWELKYLSESLIENVNVCATNPTASAVLQTLLTICHRKRPILCKKLNKGIIGYLTSQSSALGVSPLLVFLKDQTCSRLIQTVFQFSHNALLRDTYKNHLKNQLVPLALHPFANYTIQSLIAASVNYKVFLKVYDELAPGFEAILASGHMGVIVQVVESCVHREERQADMLQHLLEAFHCSEPSTRHLSCLPLFLSLLTYDVYYNTEAAEGDAVPQRPLSINYHGSRLVQALARFKDRSILMNSLHSLTAAEMLSLGTEQTGSHALQALITLSSDKGKGKILRKLEGLYTQLACSKYGSRLLEAVWSSATISQRQSIAEQLVPSESQLRSDQFARHVWAKFGLAHFQKRRGAWMELQTGESKKRKMFSDILE from the exons ATGAGAGAGATGGTGGAGAAGATGGGAGCAAAGGGTCAGAAGCATTTTGGTGAACAAGGGCagaagaagatgaaaaagaaaccTGATCGGAATAAGGGAGGAGGAAGCAGTGGCGGCCGTGGTGAGGAAGGGGGAAAGGAGGAAGGAGTAAAGAGGAAACGCCTGGATGCGATGACTGTGGGATATTTTCGTCGTGTGAGTGAGAGACTGAGCGAAGGATTCGCAGACGATGAGGAGCAAG CTCTCTTTGTCGAAAACGTTCTCTCTGAGGTGAAGGGACAAGCTGGCGTCGTCACTACAGATATGACGGGCAGTCTGGCTCTCCAGAAGCTTCTGTCATTATCCAGCCCCAAACAGGTAGCAGAGGTTCTTGCCGAACTGGGCGGAGAAACGGGGTCAGAGTTTAAAACCGTGTCATGTGACAGATGTGGGGGTCATGTGATGGAAAGTTCCATCAAGCAGATGGCCAAGTGGACAG ACGACGGCAACTCTGAAGAGAAGAGCAGCTCTGGAAATGAACAAGAGGAACCGGAGGCTGAGAACTGTGGGATGCTCGAGGATCAGGTGCTCACTCTTTGCCGAGTGGTGAGAGAGAATATCGTAGACTTCATCAAAGACCCTCACGGATCTCACGTGCTTCGAACGCTTATACACGTGCTTGCGGGATGTTCGGCGAAAGAGCAGACTGATACACGTCCAG caaaaaagcagaagaaagcAGAACCTGAGCTGACAGATTATGAAGCACCAACGTCATTCTGGTGGGAGCTCAAGTACCTTTCAGAGTCTCTGATAGAAAATGTTAATG TCTGTGCCACCAATCCCACTGCCAGCGCCGTGCTTCAGACCCTACTGACCATCTGCCACAGGAAGAGACCCATTCTATGCAAAAAACTAAACAAGGGCATCATAGGATACCTCACATCTCAGAGCTCAGCTCTTGGAGTCAG CCCCCTTTTGGTGTTTCTGAAGGATCAGACATGCAGTCGGCTCATCCAGACAGTGTTTCAGTTCTCCCATAATGCTTTGCTTCGAGACACTTACAAGAACCACCTGAAGAACCAGCTCGTGCCTCTGGCGCTTCATCCGTTTGCAAACTACACCATCCAGTCCTTGATAGCAGCCTCGGTCAATTACAAAGTG tttctgaaggtgtatgatgaGCTGGCGCCTGGGTTCGAGGCGATCCTGGCGTCGGGGCACATGGGGGTCATAGTGCAGGTGGTGGAGAGCTGCGTACACCGAGAGGAGAGGCAGGCTGACATGCTGCAGCACCTCCTAGAG GCTTTTCACTGCAGCGAGCCCTCCACACGCCACCTctcctgtctccctctcttcctgtcCTTACTGACGTACGATGTGTACTACAACACAGAGGCAGCAGAGGGCGACGCTGTTCCTCAG CGCCCCCTTTCGATCAACTACCACGGCTCGCGCCTGGTCCAAGCGCTGGCCCGCTTTAAAGACCGCTCCATCCTGATGAACAGCCTGCACAGCCTGACCGCAGCCGAGATGCTGAGCCTGGGCACGGAGCAGACGGGCAGCCATGCCCTCCAGGCCCTCATCACGCTCTCCAGCGACAAAGGGAAAGGAAAGATCCTGAGGAAGCTTGAG GGACTCTATACTCAGCTGGCCTGCTCCAAATACGGCAGTCGTCTGTTGGAGGCCGTGTGGAGCAGCGCCACCATCAGTCAGAGGCAGAGCATTGCAGAGCAGCTGG TCCCCAGTGAGTCTCAGCTGCGCTCGGATCAGTTTGCACGCCACGTCTGGGCAAAATTCGGCCTCGCACACTTCCAGAAGAGACGCGGTGCCTGGATGGAGCTTCAGACGGGAGAATCAAAGAAGAGAAAGATGTTCAGTGACATTCTGGAATAA